From the Ruminiclostridium josui JCM 17888 genome, one window contains:
- the ytxC gene encoding putative sporulation protein YtxC → MQYQYLSIGVNDSAENVIQHIDNELQQLREKRINYSIKVVDIEGATSILCNLEEEGLFSKKTSQYELLKYHISNALADYIIQQYEERLLNRIINSNYGYFNSADKREILEICKKIIRNDDKVFFNTLFQIRRRNLIVNKLLEYFEGSNNIILDGFVNFRLKDYNKELEEIIDNAVDDFLIEREYKEFIRLLKYFVEIQDPKFNVVHVVMEYDDNYMLLDEKKHEITNECIQEFVTELSEADISHDDLLVSSLITLAPRNIIVHNWERFKNKKLLDTIKNVFSGKVVLCNGCDICSIVMVKSDSKE, encoded by the coding sequence ATGCAGTATCAATACCTCTCAATCGGAGTTAATGATAGCGCAGAAAACGTTATACAGCATATAGATAATGAACTTCAGCAATTAAGAGAAAAAAGAATTAATTACTCAATAAAAGTAGTTGATATTGAAGGTGCAACTTCCATCCTATGCAATTTGGAGGAGGAGGGATTATTTTCAAAGAAAACCAGTCAGTATGAGCTGTTAAAATACCATATATCAAATGCACTTGCGGATTATATAATTCAGCAATACGAAGAACGTCTTTTAAACAGAATAATAAACAGCAACTATGGTTATTTTAATTCTGCTGACAAACGGGAAATATTGGAAATATGTAAAAAGATTATTAGAAATGATGACAAGGTTTTTTTTAATACACTTTTTCAAATACGTAGAAGGAATCTTATTGTAAATAAGTTATTAGAATACTTTGAAGGTTCTAATAATATTATACTTGACGGATTTGTAAATTTTAGATTAAAAGATTATAACAAAGAGTTGGAAGAAATTATTGATAATGCAGTGGATGATTTTTTAATTGAACGTGAATACAAGGAGTTTATAAGGCTTTTGAAATATTTTGTTGAAATACAGGATCCAAAATTCAACGTTGTTCATGTTGTTATGGAGTATGATGATAACTACATGCTTTTAGATGAAAAAAAGCATGAAATAACCAATGAATGTATTCAGGAATTTGTAACTGAGCTGTCTGAAGCAGATATAAGCCATGATGATCTTTTGGTTAGTTCCCTGATAACACTGGCTCCCAGAAACATTATAGTTCACAACTGGGAGAGGTTTAAAAATAAGAAACTTCTTGATACCATAAAAAATGTTTTTTCAGGAAAAGTTGTTTTATGCAATGGCTGCGACATATGCTCTATTGTAATGGTAAAATCAGACAGCAAAGAATAA
- a CDS encoding DUF6873 family GME fold protein, which yields MKTVKIPNLPDGNVSSVILDMRAPKKLIDELKNRKIDIIPVLEHPDVYPAVSCHPDIMFHHISGNIIVYAPNTSLQIIELLCKKGFEMIKGETFLHNKYPGTIAYNVASVGKYAFHNTKYTDPVIKKMLDENGVQLIHVNQGYSKCLTCVVDSNSIITSDQDIYRKATSVGLDVLLIEPDTAIKLKPFDMGFIGGATGLIAKDKLLFTGDITLHKNYKEINDFLSLKAVDMVIIKDEHLIDLGTIIPVTQE from the coding sequence ATGAAAACAGTTAAAATACCTAATTTGCCGGATGGAAATGTTTCCTCTGTTATATTAGATATGAGGGCTCCCAAAAAGCTAATTGATGAGTTGAAAAATAGAAAAATAGATATAATTCCCGTATTAGAGCATCCTGATGTGTATCCTGCCGTATCATGCCATCCTGATATTATGTTTCACCATATTTCGGGAAATATTATTGTATATGCACCTAACACATCGTTGCAAATAATTGAATTACTTTGCAAAAAGGGCTTTGAAATGATAAAGGGAGAAACTTTCCTTCATAATAAATATCCGGGAACTATTGCTTACAATGTTGCAAGTGTGGGCAAGTATGCATTTCATAATACTAAATACACAGACCCCGTTATCAAAAAAATGTTGGATGAAAATGGAGTACAACTTATACATGTAAATCAGGGGTACTCTAAGTGTCTTACATGTGTTGTTGACAGTAATAGCATTATCACATCAGACCAGGATATTTATAGAAAAGCAACATCAGTGGGACTAGATGTGCTTTTAATTGAGCCTGATACTGCTATAAAGCTGAAACCCTTTGATATGGGGTTTATTGGGGGAGCAACGGGATTGATAGCAAAAGATAAATTGCTTTTTACCGGAGATATAACACTTCATAAAAATTATAAAGAAATAAATGATTTTTTAAGTTTAAAAGCTGTGGACATGGTTATTATTAAAGATGAACATTTGATTGATTTGGGGACAATCATCCCAGTTACTCAGGAATAG
- a CDS encoding DUF378 domain-containing protein, translated as MRTPLDRVALVLIIIGALNWLSVGLFRYDLVSAMFGSASLITRAIFVIVGIAGLYSISLLFRESDQAVRQQ; from the coding sequence ATGAGAACACCATTGGATAGAGTTGCATTAGTACTCATTATAATCGGAGCTCTTAACTGGCTTTCTGTAGGGTTATTCCGCTATGATCTTGTAAGTGCAATGTTTGGTTCCGCTTCATTAATTACAAGAGCAATTTTTGTTATCGTCGGTATAGCAGGACTGTACAGCATCAGTCTTCTTTTCAGAGAAAGTGATCAAGCTGTACGTCAGCAATAA
- a CDS encoding alpha/beta-type small acid-soluble spore protein yields MANNNSNNRPSGFENLKYEIASQVGVNLKEGYNGDLTSREAGKVGGNITKRVFQVYRDQHQNQ; encoded by the coding sequence ATGGCTAATAACAATAGTAATAACAGACCTTCAGGATTTGAAAACTTGAAATATGAGATAGCTTCTCAGGTTGGTGTAAACCTCAAAGAAGGTTATAATGGTGATTTAACTTCAAGAGAAGCTGGTAAAGTCGGTGGAAATATCACTAAGAGAGTATTCCAGGTATACAGGGATCAACACCAAAATCAGTAA
- a CDS encoding AI-2E family transporter: MTDFKSILSKKITKRVLILAAFALLIYLLRGMANMFLLTFIFAYLGYTAQSYVFKRTKIINSRLLKAIIIAFYLVAVTLAVLVLYKYIPVIISELKALTAQVKTFYNTTYENETLNYIISLSKEIKISSYIRDNFEVLYKSISNIGKIGFDFVMAIVLSLFFILEKNRIVRFTSGFKNSKLSVVYDELSFFGRKFLQSFGKVIQTQITISFINAILSMIMLYILKFPQIFGLGFMIFILGLVPVAGVVISLVPLSMIALRVGGPTMILYVLILIAILHAIESYILNPKLMSQKTKLPVFYTFVVLIVSEHILGIWGLIIGIPIFIFILDVLEVKNPDAPATSDSNNS; this comes from the coding sequence ATGACAGATTTTAAATCCATTTTGTCAAAAAAAATAACTAAGAGGGTACTCATACTTGCTGCATTTGCACTTCTGATATACCTTTTGAGGGGTATGGCCAACATGTTTCTGCTGACCTTCATATTTGCATATCTGGGGTATACTGCACAAAGTTATGTATTCAAACGGACTAAAATCATTAATTCAAGATTGCTCAAAGCAATAATTATAGCCTTTTATCTTGTAGCTGTAACATTGGCTGTGCTAGTTCTTTACAAGTATATTCCGGTAATTATATCAGAGCTAAAAGCCCTTACCGCACAAGTAAAAACCTTTTATAATACCACTTACGAAAACGAGACTTTGAACTACATTATTTCGTTATCCAAAGAAATCAAGATCTCTTCCTATATAAGAGATAATTTTGAAGTTCTATATAAATCAATTTCAAATATAGGTAAAATCGGTTTTGACTTTGTTATGGCAATTGTGTTAAGCCTGTTCTTTATATTGGAGAAAAACCGAATTGTCAGATTTACATCAGGTTTTAAAAACAGTAAACTATCTGTAGTTTATGATGAACTTTCATTCTTTGGACGTAAATTTCTGCAGTCTTTCGGAAAGGTAATTCAGACTCAGATAACTATTTCATTTATCAACGCCATTCTTTCTATGATAATGCTTTATATACTCAAGTTTCCGCAGATTTTTGGACTTGGATTTATGATTTTTATTCTTGGTCTTGTCCCTGTTGCAGGTGTTGTAATATCACTTGTCCCCCTTTCCATGATAGCACTCAGAGTCGGCGGGCCTACAATGATTCTCTACGTTTTAATACTGATTGCAATTCTTCATGCTATTGAAAGCTATATTCTTAACCCTAAACTTATGTCTCAAAAAACAAAACTTCCTGTGTTCTACACATTTGTGGTATTAATAGTTTCAGAGCATATACTTGGAATATGGGGACTTATTATAGGTATTCCGATTTTTATATTTATACTTGATGTTTTGGAAGTCAAAAATCCTGATGCACCTGCTACATCAGATTCAAACAACAGTTAA
- a CDS encoding MerR family transcriptional regulator yields MAEPKRCKECNCTFQYVTSEQLCLSCSQKNESEFRRIKEFLKDNPKSSVSMVATALDISVSHIQKFIDEGRLEIVNK; encoded by the coding sequence GTGGCTGAACCTAAACGCTGCAAAGAGTGTAACTGCACTTTCCAATATGTAACCAGTGAGCAATTATGTTTGAGCTGCAGTCAGAAAAACGAGTCCGAATTTCGGAGAATTAAAGAATTTTTAAAAGACAATCCAAAGTCATCGGTCAGTATGGTAGCAACTGCTCTTGATATAAGCGTATCCCACATACAGAAGTTTATTGATGAAGGAAGACTGGAAATCGTCAATAAGTAG
- a CDS encoding phosphatase PAP2 family protein produces the protein MISAIQYIDTNILNFIQNNLHSVFMDKFMPVITFLGNNGMVWIVIAILLVISKKYRTTGLMLIGALVICLIIGNLTLKPIIARSRPCWVNTSVHLLVSSPQDYSFPSGHTMSSFAAAVVLFLRSKKLGVWALLVAAMISVSRLYLYVHYPSDVAAGLILGIGAAYFSVKALPTMQNILKKIVKTRS, from the coding sequence ATGATTTCCGCTATACAATATATAGATACAAATATATTAAACTTTATTCAAAACAATTTGCACTCAGTTTTTATGGATAAATTTATGCCGGTAATTACTTTTTTGGGCAACAACGGTATGGTTTGGATTGTAATTGCTATTTTACTTGTGATTTCAAAAAAATACAGGACAACTGGACTTATGCTTATAGGTGCATTAGTAATTTGCCTGATAATAGGCAACCTTACCCTAAAGCCTATTATTGCAAGGTCACGCCCCTGTTGGGTCAATACAAGTGTACATTTGCTGGTGTCATCCCCTCAGGATTATTCTTTCCCATCGGGACACACCATGTCTTCCTTTGCAGCCGCTGTCGTTCTTTTCTTAAGAAGCAAAAAATTAGGGGTATGGGCCTTACTTGTTGCAGCTATGATATCCGTTTCAAGGCTCTACCTGTATGTTCATTATCCTTCCGATGTAGCCGCAGGGTTGATTCTTGGCATAGGAGCTGCTTATTTTTCTGTTAAAGCTTTACCTACAATGCAGAATATTCTCAAGAAAATAGTCAAAACCCGGTCATAA
- a CDS encoding DNRLRE domain-containing protein: MTTVVVDIPNTTFVSSAQPTINFSVYPTIYSGNDAQYQNCISLMQIALPALPVSFVDSAVLQLAVIAKSGTNPSPVVVNTVMEPFNKTTVTYNTQPAYTPTQSQVNVTTNDLYKTVEIDVTALVNSWLNGTVANNGLALTNSDGTTVVQFGTNNISWEPYFPKLVLTYTGTPSENSATNFCYSQLSHIIQQIIMFYPTNTVTVFTKGLTASSITGTPYQLFASPAANNGAVFIVMDNGQEQAIPLNSITAIYTGNSTVYNPSFTYLSVPAFTPGYDTDIVTTLYEYLNSKTDVDIYTGSNVHATGTIYKNEYGIVVISDGSGNTPVFIPILPITAIIPATSNLLKKSESNKGQVLISVEKQIEKETSKK; encoded by the coding sequence ATGACAACAGTAGTAGTGGATATTCCAAACACGACATTTGTGTCTTCTGCACAACCTACTATTAATTTTTCGGTATATCCAACCATCTATTCAGGTAATGATGCACAGTATCAAAATTGCATAAGTCTGATGCAAATAGCATTGCCAGCATTGCCCGTAAGTTTTGTTGACAGTGCTGTGCTTCAGTTAGCTGTTATTGCAAAAAGCGGTACCAATCCCAGTCCCGTTGTGGTAAATACGGTAATGGAGCCTTTCAACAAAACTACTGTGACCTACAATACACAACCGGCCTATACACCTACACAATCACAGGTTAATGTTACTACAAATGACCTTTATAAAACAGTTGAGATTGATGTAACAGCTTTAGTAAACAGTTGGCTCAACGGAACTGTTGCAAACAATGGCTTAGCATTAACTAATTCTGACGGTACTACTGTTGTTCAGTTTGGAACGAATAATATCTCTTGGGAGCCATACTTTCCTAAATTAGTGCTTACATATACAGGTACTCCGTCAGAAAATTCAGCAACAAACTTTTGTTATTCACAGTTATCACACATAATACAGCAGATTATTATGTTCTATCCTACCAATACGGTAACTGTATTTACCAAAGGGTTAACGGCTTCTTCCATAACAGGTACACCTTATCAGCTGTTTGCTTCTCCTGCTGCAAACAACGGGGCGGTATTCATAGTAATGGACAACGGGCAAGAACAAGCCATTCCACTTAATTCTATTACAGCAATATACACCGGTAATAGTACGGTATACAATCCTTCTTTTACATATCTATCGGTACCTGCTTTCACGCCGGGATACGATACAGATATTGTAACGACGCTTTATGAGTATTTAAACAGTAAAACCGATGTTGATATATATACAGGTTCAAATGTACATGCTACAGGGACAATATATAAAAACGAATACGGGATAGTCGTAATATCTGATGGAAGTGGAAATACGCCAGTCTTTATTCCTATTTTGCCTATAACAGCGATTATCCCTGCAACAAGCAATTTATTGAAAAAATCAGAAAGTAATAAAGGTCAGGTTTTAATTAGTGTGGAAAAACAAATAGAAAAGGAAACAAGTAAGAAATAA
- a CDS encoding ABC transporter substrate-binding protein, translating to MKKRLLSFILAFVLAVSMMTGCRKEDPMDKMPSKDTASKTSKESMEKSVDINIFVNNPEYVDAINEYLKEYKKNKPNLTVNLKTIQSDYSQILKTKIKSGDMPDVFTTSAGSEIKEYAKYSYDLTGQPLAKAMTDEVRMNMSYKGKVYGFPIKENVYGLVYNKELFDKSKIPVPKTLVELEAAAQKLKSMGIQPFSTGYKEPWVFRHVFMHFMDASKPDDVEGLVKNFSSGKDKFETYPLINDNFFKFIDLTVKYGDIKPLETDLSAELADFAMGKAAMIIGQGSWAESDILNINPKIKIGITGYPVDDKTANAFIVAGTEQATRIYKDSPVLSEVLDLYNWLFTSDYGKKWFSKIAKVMPPVNGADMSKMQIAKEFETYKKDNMVGDMYVNYVNDDFHQKFGEIMQGYIAKTYTKEQAVKEIQNTFKKTGKEK from the coding sequence ATGAAAAAAAGATTGTTATCTTTTATATTGGCTTTTGTTCTGGCTGTGAGTATGATGACAGGATGCAGAAAAGAGGATCCAATGGATAAAATGCCTTCGAAAGATACTGCCTCGAAAACATCAAAGGAATCTATGGAAAAATCCGTAGATATCAACATTTTTGTCAATAACCCTGAGTATGTTGATGCAATCAATGAGTATCTTAAGGAATACAAAAAGAACAAACCAAACTTAACAGTAAACTTAAAAACAATTCAATCGGATTATTCTCAAATACTTAAAACAAAGATTAAATCTGGTGATATGCCGGATGTATTTACAACTTCCGCGGGAAGCGAGATAAAAGAATACGCGAAATACTCCTATGACCTTACAGGTCAACCTCTTGCAAAAGCCATGACAGACGAGGTAAGAATGAATATGTCATATAAAGGTAAAGTATATGGCTTTCCTATCAAAGAAAATGTATATGGCTTAGTATACAACAAGGAGTTGTTTGATAAGAGCAAAATACCTGTGCCGAAAACATTAGTTGAGCTTGAAGCTGCGGCTCAGAAGCTGAAATCTATGGGCATACAGCCTTTTTCAACTGGATATAAGGAGCCATGGGTGTTCAGGCATGTTTTTATGCATTTCATGGATGCCTCCAAGCCGGATGATGTTGAAGGACTAGTAAAGAATTTTTCTTCCGGAAAAGATAAATTTGAAACGTATCCGCTTATTAATGATAATTTCTTTAAATTTATTGATTTAACAGTAAAGTATGGTGACATAAAGCCTCTTGAAACAGACCTGTCAGCAGAACTTGCTGATTTTGCCATGGGAAAGGCGGCTATGATAATAGGGCAGGGTTCATGGGCCGAATCTGATATTTTAAATATTAACCCTAAAATAAAGATAGGAATTACAGGTTATCCGGTAGATGACAAAACGGCAAATGCATTTATTGTAGCCGGAACTGAGCAGGCTACCAGAATATATAAGGATTCCCCCGTATTGTCTGAGGTTTTGGATTTGTATAACTGGCTTTTTACTTCCGACTACGGCAAGAAATGGTTTTCAAAAATTGCAAAGGTAATGCCACCTGTAAATGGTGCCGATATGTCAAAAATGCAGATTGCAAAGGAGTTTGAGACATATAAAAAGGACAATATGGTTGGAGATATGTATGTAAACTATGTGAATGACGATTTTCACCAGAAGTTTGGAGAGATAATGCAAGGATATATTGCAAAAACTTATACCAAGGAACAGGCCGTTAAGGAAATCCAAAATACATTTAAGAAAACGGGCAAAGAAAAATAA
- a CDS encoding ABC transporter ATP-binding protein: METFKKFIRFYKPYKKLFFIDMLCALIASAIDLAFPQILNLLTKGIFTGSSSQILRSLWIIGTGLIVMYIVRYYCQYFITSWGHIMGARMESDMRQELFDHYQKLSFSYYDKNNTGEMMSKLISDLFDITELAHHGPENFFISAIKIIGSFTLLAMINVPMTLILLVITLIMGIFSLFKNRKMRLVFFDNRKKIATVNSRLQDSLSGIRVVQSFANEEIERDKFCESNLKFLDSKKDSYLIMGSFHAGNSFFQGLLYTVVLVSGGFFIAKGGLKASDLAIYALYIGIFLNPIDVLINFTEAFQKGFSGFRRFLDVVETKPEIVDKKGAKPLVNPRGDIRYNNVSFRYEKDSEVLDNINISIEAGKTVAFVGPSGGGKTTLCSLLPRFYDVTQGQITIDGKDIRDVTLKSLRNCIGIVQQDVYLFAGSIRENIAYGKPGASEEEIIQAAKNANIHDFVMSLEDGYDTFVGERGTRLSGGQKQRIAIARVFLKNPPILILDEATSALDNESERHIQTSLEDLAKNRTTIVIAHRLSTIRNADEIIVIDQNGIQERGTHDTLLKQDGLYAKYYNMQFEGLGE; encoded by the coding sequence ATGGAAACTTTTAAAAAGTTTATTAGATTTTATAAACCATATAAAAAACTATTCTTCATTGATATGTTATGTGCACTTATTGCCTCTGCCATAGACCTTGCTTTCCCACAGATATTGAATCTGCTTACAAAGGGTATATTCACTGGCAGTTCCTCTCAAATACTTCGCTCTCTATGGATTATCGGAACAGGACTTATTGTAATGTATATAGTCAGGTATTACTGCCAATATTTTATAACCTCATGGGGACACATAATGGGGGCTCGCATGGAAAGCGACATGAGGCAAGAATTATTTGACCACTATCAAAAGCTATCCTTTTCTTACTATGATAAAAACAATACAGGGGAAATGATGTCAAAACTCATTTCTGATTTATTCGATATAACCGAGTTGGCTCATCACGGTCCTGAAAACTTTTTCATATCTGCCATAAAGATAATAGGTTCGTTTACACTGCTGGCAATGATTAATGTCCCAATGACACTAATTTTGCTAGTTATTACATTAATAATGGGTATTTTCAGCCTGTTTAAAAATCGAAAAATGCGTTTAGTTTTCTTTGATAATAGAAAAAAGATTGCAACCGTAAATTCTCGTTTGCAGGACAGCCTGTCAGGAATAAGAGTTGTACAGTCCTTTGCAAATGAAGAAATCGAAAGGGATAAATTTTGTGAAAGTAATCTGAAATTTCTGGATTCCAAAAAAGACAGCTATCTTATAATGGGAAGCTTTCATGCTGGAAACTCCTTCTTTCAGGGGCTGCTTTACACGGTAGTACTTGTCAGCGGAGGTTTCTTTATAGCCAAGGGTGGCCTTAAAGCCTCAGACCTGGCTATTTATGCACTGTATATTGGTATCTTTCTTAATCCAATTGATGTTCTTATTAACTTTACCGAAGCCTTTCAAAAAGGATTTTCAGGCTTCAGACGTTTTCTTGATGTAGTGGAAACTAAGCCTGAAATAGTGGACAAAAAAGGTGCAAAACCTCTGGTAAACCCACGTGGAGATATCAGATACAATAATGTTTCATTTAGGTATGAGAAAGATTCAGAAGTATTAGATAACATAAACATATCCATTGAAGCAGGGAAAACCGTAGCATTTGTGGGTCCATCTGGCGGAGGAAAAACAACCTTATGCTCTCTTCTTCCCAGATTTTATGATGTTACTCAGGGACAAATTACAATCGATGGTAAAGACATCAGGGATGTAACTCTTAAATCTCTTAGGAATTGTATCGGAATAGTTCAGCAGGATGTATACTTATTTGCAGGAAGCATCCGTGAAAACATTGCATATGGCAAACCGGGTGCATCTGAAGAAGAAATAATCCAAGCCGCCAAAAATGCCAACATACATGACTTTGTTATGAGTCTAGAAGACGGTTATGACACATTTGTAGGGGAACGTGGTACACGTCTTTCAGGTGGCCAGAAGCAGCGAATAGCCATTGCCCGTGTATTTTTAAAGAATCCACCTATTCTTATTCTGGACGAAGCCACATCAGCACTGGACAATGAAAGTGAACGTCATATTCAGACTTCTCTTGAAGATCTTGCAAAGAATCGTACAACAATTGTAATAGCTCACAGACTTAGTACAATCCGTAATGCAGATGAAATAATAGTTATAGACCAAAACGGGATTCAGGAAAGGGGTACACATGATACTTTGCTAAAACAGGACGGTTTGTACGCAAAGTATTATAATATGCAGTTTGAAGGCTTAGGGGAGTAA
- a CDS encoding DUF438 domain-containing protein — translation MSEVINNREYRQKVLKELISELHRGKSVDEVKERFEKLIEGVSPTEISEMEHSLMMEGMPVEEVQRLCDVHAAVFKGSIEEIHRPQKPEDVPGHPVHTFKLENKKIESLIDKIKTDIEKFRSQDTRENIQNLRNDFEKLWEIDKHYLRKENLLFPFMEKYQITAPPKVMWGVDDEIRDAIKDVKALLTDYSSVNKEQLSDKAEETVVRVKEMIFKEENILFPMVLETLSEDEWLIIEEGSSEIGYCLLENVVKWKPVKINVEKKAEKEGEEPSNNGYIKFDAGIMSPDEINAVLNTLPLDMTFVDKDGIVKYFTQGKERIFARTKAIIGREVKNCHPPASVHIVEKIVEDLSSGKKDHEDFWIRMGDKFVYIRYFAVRNTKGEYLGTIEVTQDIKPIQDITGEKRLASS, via the coding sequence ATGAGCGAAGTAATCAATAACAGAGAATACAGGCAAAAAGTTTTAAAAGAACTTATTTCCGAATTGCACAGAGGCAAAAGTGTAGATGAAGTTAAAGAGCGGTTTGAAAAGCTTATTGAGGGAGTTTCTCCTACTGAAATATCTGAAATGGAACATTCTCTTATGATGGAGGGAATGCCTGTAGAAGAGGTACAAAGGCTTTGCGATGTTCATGCGGCAGTTTTTAAGGGTTCAATTGAAGAAATTCACAGGCCCCAAAAGCCTGAAGATGTGCCTGGACACCCTGTACACACTTTTAAACTTGAAAATAAAAAAATAGAAAGTCTGATTGATAAAATTAAGACTGACATTGAAAAATTTCGAAGTCAGGATACACGTGAGAATATACAAAATCTTAGAAATGACTTTGAAAAGCTTTGGGAAATAGACAAGCATTATTTAAGAAAAGAGAACCTTTTATTCCCTTTTATGGAAAAGTACCAAATCACAGCACCTCCAAAGGTAATGTGGGGAGTTGATGATGAAATACGAGATGCAATAAAGGACGTAAAGGCCCTTCTAACAGACTACAGTAGCGTAAACAAAGAGCAGTTGTCAGATAAGGCTGAAGAGACGGTAGTAAGAGTCAAAGAAATGATATTTAAGGAAGAGAATATACTATTTCCAATGGTATTGGAAACATTGTCTGAGGACGAATGGCTCATTATTGAAGAGGGCAGCAGTGAAATAGGGTACTGTCTTTTGGAAAATGTTGTTAAATGGAAGCCAGTAAAGATAAACGTTGAAAAAAAGGCTGAAAAAGAAGGTGAGGAGCCTTCGAATAACGGTTATATAAAGTTTGATGCAGGAATTATGTCTCCTGATGAAATTAATGCGGTTTTGAATACGCTTCCATTGGATATGACCTTTGTAGATAAGGACGGTATAGTAAAATACTTTACACAGGGGAAGGAAAGAATATTTGCCAGAACAAAAGCCATTATAGGCAGGGAAGTGAAAAATTGTCATCCTCCGGCAAGTGTTCATATTGTAGAAAAAATTGTAGAGGATCTCAGCTCGGGTAAAAAGGATCATGAAGATTTTTGGATACGGATGGGAGATAAATTTGTGTATATAAGGTATTTTGCAGTTAGAAATACCAAAGGTGAATACCTGGGAACTATTGAGGTTACACAGGATATCAAACCAATACAGGATATTACAGGTGAGAAGAGACTTGCATCCTCTTGA
- a CDS encoding DUF1858 domain-containing protein — protein sequence MSKVIDLSKSVHDICKEYPEMIGILKEIGFENITAPGMLKTAGRIMTIPKGAVMKGIEMQKIKEILEGKGFSIKE from the coding sequence ATATCAAAAGTAATTGATTTATCAAAATCCGTACATGATATCTGCAAAGAATATCCGGAAATGATAGGTATTCTTAAAGAAATAGGCTTTGAGAATATTACTGCACCGGGTATGTTAAAAACTGCAGGACGTATTATGACAATACCCAAAGGAGCTGTTATGAAGGGTATAGAGATGCAAAAGATTAAAGAAATACTTGAAGGAAAGGGCTTTAGCATTAAAGAATGA
- a CDS encoding DUF951 domain-containing protein, protein MPDKFSVGDVVEMKKQHPCGSKQWEIIRTGADFRIKCVGCAHQVMLARTKFEKSVKKIIKSAVLDEGNV, encoded by the coding sequence ATGCCTGATAAATTTTCAGTTGGTGATGTAGTAGAAATGAAAAAACAGCATCCCTGCGGTAGCAAGCAATGGGAGATAATTCGAACTGGAGCTGATTTTAGGATAAAATGTGTGGGATGTGCCCACCAGGTAATGCTTGCAAGGACAAAGTTTGAGAAAAGTGTAAAGAAGATTATTAAAAGTGCAGTATTAGATGAAGGTAATGTATAG